DNA sequence from the Xyrauchen texanus isolate HMW12.3.18 chromosome 35, RBS_HiC_50CHRs, whole genome shotgun sequence genome:
TGGGACAGACAATAGTGGGTTAAAGGGGTGTGCCTAGATTATAAGGGGAGGGTTCCACGCCATGGCTCCTTTATTGTGGTGAAATGTCTCTTTACAAGGACTTATTTGTGAATTGGGGTGATGGTCATGTCCAGGATGCAGTTAAGGTCTCATCGTGATTGTTTTGATGTTGATTCAGTGTGGTATTTTATGTCCCAAACATTTTAAAGCTTGTGTTCTTAACATGGACAAATTGGCTGAAATTAGTAACTAGTACAAAACAGTTTATACCACTAGAATGGGAAAATGCATCCACATATTGAGAatattttgtgtaatttattttaatctcttTATAACAGAGCAGGGTCATACAATTTGCTTTTCACATATGCTTAATATCAGAGGATGCTTATATACATTTATCATAATTGTATCATTCTATTGCCTACTCAGGCACAGTTATCCCATCAACCCCTATGCTTGGTCTGGTATATGCTGTTTTAATAGCTCAAAAAACAAAGGGTGGGACATGGTTGGCCTGggccacccaaattagacccagaatattagagattattctttgacatcagatatatatttataaaatagttaaaaaaaaaattatacattctgatttctgaaagtgtgaaaaacTGTTTGAATGAGGTGCTTCTTTGTTGTTAAGGAAAATTTCGTAAAAAACAATTTGGGCaaaaacttggcccatccatttttattgaggcccacccaaaaattattttctgGCTACGCCCTTGCTAACATAGAAGTTTTGGGTTGAAACTTCATGGTTTATCATATGAGAATGGTttataaacaaaattataaattgaTAGCTTGCTTCAAAGGTCCTTCATAATAATTGTTACATTACTTATGTTTAAGTCACAGTACAGCAATTTATTTCTGccattactttatttttattttctacaaTGTGTTTAACTGGTTTCACATTGAGCCCAAACAGAAACAACATGACTATATTGGATAATGGTTACATTTATGAATAATGCATGCCTAATTTCTGAGACCAGAGGGGTTAAATCTGTGATACTATCTACCAACTGAGTTTAAATTAATTCAGAGGAACACAAATCTAAAAGGAAATCAAGGCTAATATCaaatttacattattatttttacacataCTACAGTTGAGTTCTCTGGGAccccaaacataaaaacatacagtcaATCGCAACAGAACATGAGAGTTAAAGAAGAGATCTCAATCTAAGGCAACAAAAACGTGTTTTATTTATCTTGAAAGAGGTCTGACTTCTGAAGAGAGGGGCAGATTGAGATCtgcaattttgttgttgtttttttacccttttttttttaattattattacattctcCAGTTCTTTCAGTTTTTAATATGACTTCGGAGCCAAAGTTACCTTTGGGAGCATAAGCCAcattgtgtgatgtgtgtgatccAAAGGAGCTTACAGAACCCATGTGAGTAGCATGAAATCATTCAGAGCTCCCATAAAAAAACACAGCTTGGGTTGAGCTTCAGAGACACTCAATATCAAATCActgataacaaataataataataataataacatttaacatttataagtCCTTGTATGAAAAATCTCTTGATGATGAAATACATCTCTTCAGGGAAAGACATTGAATATATTTCTATAGGAGCGCTAGTGCTTTTGCCAGGACCTAACCCAGGACAGCAGAGCAGGAGCTTGTGATTTTAATTTCATGGAATAAAGAGACATTTAATGCACTAGCTGTTTGTCCTCTTAATGGCCACATGACAAGAGAGCACCCTCTGCTACTGAGATGGTGCATTAAGCCTTATGGGTACAAGAGAAACGATGAAGATCTAATCTAATTATGCAGAGATTTCTTTCAAGATGCTCTCAAGACAAATGTCAAATACAATGAGAATAGAATGGCCTACAGAGTATTAAACCTCTTTTGTTACCATTAAACTCTTTGTTTGACTACATAGAGATCTTGTCTATTGTCTATAAAGTGGGGTCATATCTCTCAATTATCAAATTTATCTGCATATTTCAGCTGGGTGTTCATATCCGATTTTTCAAACAAAGGCATCTGAAATGGGTCGactcactgtaaaaatgtcatggaaGATGGAGGAGCACAATTTCAGAGAAGAGGAATTGAGTGTAAGAAATGAGTCTGGCCTACCTCTTTTATGCATTACAGGGCATTGATACTCCACACAGCCCCCCTATGCTCTGTTAAAAATAACCCTCTCTCCATCTGACTGGACAGACAGAGTAGGGCAGTGCAGGGGAATTATCTCCAGCAAAGCCCCTCTCTGTGCTCCACCACAGACGGATATACTGAGGGCTCAGATATAGATAAACCGGCAGAGAGGAATCAATGCCCATCCTCTCATTTAGCCATACAGTCTGACAACAAGACAAACACCATACTGATGGGAAACTTTGGCGTGGAAAAAAACAAGATAAACATCTTATAAATATCCATCAATCAGGGGAACATCTGCTCTTTTGGTCTCCaccgtgtgtctgtgtgcgtagGAAGGGATTAATAATGGAAAAACATCCATTTGGCAGTTTAATTTCCATGAATATGATACGTGAGAGATCTATTTGCACATGGGGGTATATATAGGTCTGTCTGAAACATGATCATGAAGGATGCATTCAGTATTGTATTTGTGAAATGTTATTCAACAATGCCAAGGTGTGTCTTGGTAGAACCCATGGGGTATCAGGTCCTTTAATGTCTCTTGTACTGAACAACAATTCTAACAATTGCAAGACTGCATGGCTTGTAAAACAGGGTGCATATTGTTTATCATTTGAAGAGATGGATTGAAGCAAGGAAATTGATTCTTTATTTCCCTTTTAAGCCTACTGCATTGATGCTGCATTCATAAACCACAGTTCTTGGCACAGTTTGCTCAAACCAGTTTGATGGATAAAGATGCAAGGAGAACCAAGACGTTTTAGAAAAACTGCCAATTAATGCTTCCCTCTAGTGGAAAAAATTAACTTTGCATTTGTATTCCTTTTAGGCCTACTTCTAAagggaaatattaaaataattgggAAAGTCTGCTTCAATACTCTTAAGTTTTATTAATCCGTAAATAGATGTGTAGTGAAAATAATATTAGGCATTTGTGCACAAACATCGTATAAAAATGTTCCGATAAGATTATAAGTTCTCAAAAAGCAAATGcattgtaaatgtttttcttacatagttaaaaaaaaagatacagtacAGCTAGGTAATAAAAAACATGTAGCATTTAACAATAATATTTCCTATGTTTGAATAATTTCTTGGTGAAAGTTGTATATCAGTTTCattcttgtaaaaaaaagaaaaaaaaaaggtccatTCCAATGTCtttcatggagaaaaaaaatcagcTTCATAGAAGACGTGCAACAAACAGTATAAAGCATGTACCAAACTCCCTTCTTCAGACTAATGTCCAGGAATGTCAGAATTTCAGGAAACTCTGCAGTAAGGAAGTTCAGAATAACCCACATCCTATCGGGTAAAACATCACAACATGGTaaaactctctcactctcacgctcactatacaaaaataattttgtgggtCAAAATCAGTCATGTTTTACTTTCAGTAACAAATGAATCACCGTGTTGAAATATGCAAGTCGCCCTAGAAGAGCAGTTGTGTGGCTATGTTCCAGAggaaacatttaacatcactgctaTGGGCTCAATTTACCACAGAGAGCCAATTTCAGGATAAGATAAACTATGTTCATTGGAGCCTTAAGATTAAGACAATACTGCGCAGAAGATCAGAAGAAGCTTAAAAAGGCACATTAAGAAAGTCGGAATGGATATGTCATTAAGGTCCATTAGAATTTAACTGCCTCTGTTTTGCACGATGGCAGCCTTATTCTAGAGGTCCAGTTTGAGCTTGTCTATGTCGTAGTCATGGTCCTGGTCCAGTTTGGAGAGAGTCTTGCGCACACGCAGGGCAGTGAGTCGAGCCGAAGGGCTTTGGAACCAGCACTCTTTCATAATCTTGGCAAGTGAAGACAGGATCTTGaaagaaaaatacagaaaaatgtgATAATCATTTGCTTTGTCATTTGTGGTGGTTATATGTTTGTGATGTGAAAAGTTTCCAGTGACAACCAGTTtacatgtccacacacacaccaaatgcaGACCTACTGTGCAATGTGACACAATCACTACCAAACAGATATGTGATGGTTGAAGGAATAGatgtcatctcaaactcgtatgactttctttctaccatggaacacaaacaaGGATATCTTAATTGAGATATGATGTCTGTTGGCCATACAGTCAAACATGATGACCAAATGttcaagcaaataaaggcagcataaaggttatCCATATACTCCAGTGGTTTCCATAGTCCATTTTTTCTTAAGTGATACAACTTTTccactataaatattgacatcagcagtctccttggggatcttgatttcaagcttgattatacttcctagcgccacctagcgctctgcgcatgcttCAAGCTTGAACGTGATTGTGCTTAAAGACTGCAATGGCATAGTTTGCCATTGCAGTGACATAATTGACATAatttctccattaaaatatctttgtttgtgttccgcagaagaaataaattaattcaagTTTGAGACGACataacggtgagtaaatgatgagagaatgaacaattttgggtgaactattcctttaatatacagTTATAAGAAGAGGGATTTTTGACCAATTAGAATTAACAGTGGGAGGGGCTCTCCACCCCAGAAAACAGACAAGTGATcaaacaaaatgtacttttgcTCACTACTTGTTGCCCATGGCTGGTTAGGATACAATGTTACTTTATAATACAGATTTGTGGAAATGTGACTGACAGCAAGTCAAATTACAAGAATAGCTTTCTAAATTCAGATTCACTAACTTCTGTTACAAAACTATGAGAACTGTGTTGCTGTGTCCTATCTGTTATATTTGCTATGTAATATGTGTCATAACTTTCATATTTGTCTTACAAAACTATTGAttgactgttttgttttttcaaatgttttggcAATTCTGCTTTGAACGGATATGTTGTAGGAGGGAGTGCGTGTCGGTGGCAGACATGAAACAGTCTTATGTGGCAAACAACTAAAACTTGCAATGGGTGATACGACTTAAAGGATGAATTCTTATCAAGTAACACATTTTGCAACAATATTACAACTTTTACTACTCCTCTGCATTCTCTGTCTCTTGCTTGTTCTTAGTCAGTTACATGCTAGCTGAGCTTCAGCAATGGCTGCATTCATGTGTCTAGGTTATGGCCAAAATGTTTTTGCATCAAGCATGATAATGCCCTCTGTGGAACTATCACAATGAAAGTCCACAAGATTATTTTCAATGACATCATGTTGATAGGATATTTTGTCCCACACACATTCTGTGATTCCCTAACAAATTGCTGCAGATTTCTTCTGTCAAGCAATGCCTTATCTCAGGTCTGTCTCAAGTCCAAGTCTGTATCTCTGGTATGTTTGAGTATCTTACCGGATGAGAGTGTAGTCGATTGTGTAGACTAGGCCTATGCTGGTCAACGCACACCACTTTCTTCATCTCCTCAAAACTGGGGTCAGAAGGCACCATGTCAAAGAACGGCGGTCTGTACTCCTCCACAATCCCTGAGAAAACCACAGAATTAAGGGAGTTATATAGAGGGTTTTGTGCAAATGTGCTTACTGATCACATTTGTATTTTCACTGACAAAAGTGCAGATGTGTGCCGAGACTGAGAGTCTGTTATGACCATATCTATAAAACTGTGGTTTGGACATTGAGGGAGGTTTGCAGTACTAATACTTTTGTGGGAGGATGGCTGGAATTTGTCCAGCGTGCGTAAGCATGTAAGGCAGCTGACATATTGGGGAAAAACTCTGGGAGTAAAGATTAGTATCAGAAAAAAATAGTGAAGCTACATTTCCTGGACTAAAAGacagaaataaaaacagatataTGTGACTTAAACTTTAGAGCAACCCTGACCCTATAATGCAATATACATATATTGGGGTTCAACTGGGAGTCAACTACTGAAAATGCCTTGataaaatgcataacatttttttataatttttttatttcataatttaaaatgatattttcagCATACCGATTTTTGTGAAATTGAGCTGAATTGAAAAAGAAACATTCATTTCAGAATGTCCTACTGTTTGTTATGTGCctattttgctttaatgacagcatgcagttGAGCTGGCATGGGCTCTGGAAATCTGAACTTTTGAACAAAGGAATTCACATAGGCAATGTCACAAATTATTTTGATAAGTGACCTAAAATAGTTCAACATTTCTTATgcaatatgtttatttgttttaaattgataAAATTCCTAAAACTATCTGCCAGGTTTCATTTTCAGGTTTACATAGTATTTGTAATCCCAGATTTTTGAATGTGCAATCTTGGGCCCTACTGTATATAAATGGTTGGCAAGGTGCTGCTTAAAAAGTAcatttgtgtgagagagaaaaagagagagagaaagtgcatCTGGACTATATGAGAGAAGTGCTGACATTCGATAAGATTGTTTATAATTACTGGACCGCTAATCGTGGGTGGATAGAGAAGGCAGACACAGACATGGAGAAAAAAACAGGGAGGGATGGAAGGGAAGTAAGATGAAGAAACgtgtgaaaaataaacagaaaagtcTACCACCTCTACTAGGATGGTGTAAATTGTTGCTTAGCAACAGAAAAAGGAAAGTTAGGAAAAGAACGATTTCTGAAAATGAACTTTTCACAGGAAGTTGAAGAGGTCAATAACAGTTAAATTATCATGAAATTTAGGGCATTCTTAATAAATAACTATTTCTGTACACAGTCCTTGATCAGTCCTCAGGCCTCATCAGAGTCTTTCTTATCAATATACACGTTTTGAAAGCACTTTCAATCATTCATTCTGTAACAGATCACAAAAGCACAGAATGACAGTGATGTCATTAAATAAAGGTTAGCAATTGCTCCATCTTACCATTAACAATAGTTCGGCGGGTTATTTCCCAGAGGACAAGGCCCAGTGCCCAGATATCAGTCTGTTTGTAGGACTCAAAAACATCTACACGAATAGTCTCGTCCAAAACCTCTGGTGCCATATAGCGTTTGGTTCCCACTCTTGGATTGTTGCCCACATCCAGATAGTCATTCGATTGAGAGTGAATGACGGCTAGGCCTGATAGATCACAAAGAACAGAATATGTTTAAGAAAAGACCATTTTTATGATCTCAACATCCAACTGAAGAAAAACAAACCCCACCTTAAATCAACGTAAGCAggttttctggtcttagctgCTTTAAGCTGAcctcccagcctgaccaagctaaaaagtgcccaaaaGCCCTCTAAAAATTAGCCAAAAGACCAGTCCGACCATACTGTGAcaccagttaagaccagcaagATATCTTAGGCTGGTTAAACCTATTTCTTTCAACAGAGCAGGCCAAAATCATAATAGCCCAATATAAAACAAACAAGTGTGATTGAGTCAAATAAATATTACCAATTAACAATGATGATTGTACAACAATAGACTACAGTTAGTAAGGAGAATGTGTTTGATTACAGCACGATTATAGTAATCTACAATAATGCAAGTTCTACTTTCTCACCTAGGTCAGCAATGCAGCACTGGCCATTTCTTTTTACCAGGATGTTGCGGCTCTTCAGGTCTCTGTGTGCGATGGCCGGTTTGCCCTGTGTAGTGAGGATCTCTGTGTGGAGATGCACTAAGCCACTGGCAATAGACAGGCACATGCGCAGGCAGCCCTCTGGGCCCATTGTGGTGTCCTGCAGGAAGTCGTAAAGGGAGCCCAACTCATGGAAGTGAGTGACCAGCCACAGTTGAGTGCTGGAGTTTTTAGATGTCATGTCTGATGCAATGAAGCCTTATAATGAGAAGAGAATTTGTGTGTGACTGAGAGAGAaggatattacatttttaatcaaaagttgttGCTTCATTGGGGAAGTGGCGTTTTTACATGTCAGAATGTATTATGGCAGCGGAAGTACTCTCAAAATGATTTTTCCCCACACAAGTGATGAAAAATGCACACTGTGGGTGGTACTTACCCAAGATGTTTTCATGCCTTAGTTGGACCGTGTTGTAGATCTCTGTCTCTCTAATCCAAGACTGCTCATCACGAGAGGAGAAAATCTTGACAGCCACACTCTCCCCCATCCACGTTCCTCTCCATACCTCTCCATAACGGCCTTTACCTATCAAAAACATTCAGATGATAATGTTTATACTGAAACAAAACACAGATTGGTATAGTGAGACATGGCTGTGATCAAAGCATTATTAAAGTGCTGTTGCAGTAGTGTATATTGCGTGAGATATGAATGTTTCACTCACCAACACACTCAACCAGCGAGATCTGTCGAGCCATTGTCCTCTGCACCAGATAGGGTAGGCCAGTCCCACTGCCTGATGTACAAAACTCATCAAAGATATCCTAAAAAGAgaattacacacacatatatcactgTCGAATGTAAACAATCTACACACATACAGGTACAGTCAAACTATGGAATTTAGAGAATTCAAAGGTTGCTCTTTCATTGATTAAGATAGAGTTGGGTGTTACATCAACATCTGGCAATTTCATGTCCTTGAAATTGCCACGGGCTTGATTTTTATTCAGATAAACAGATGGCATTGTTCTTATTTGTTTTTCTAAGAAGGTCtgattaaaactgaattggaaacattttaccaggtcttcatcatttattttaggtgcttttcaaatgccttttatttaAAGATTTGATTGTTTTAGCCTAGTTTATAATCTTTAATATTGAAAAACCCAGATTTTCGATATTATACAATTACaatccatttaaaaatacaaattattacacgtttaaaactataaaaaccccaaaaagagtgaaataaacatattgaTTTCATCAATTTACATCAGTGGAGATGAACCTCAATGATTTCTATCAATGTTTCAACAAttacgactgtcccacagttTTGCCATCATTTCCAACACACCAAATAATTTAGCacctactattttttttttaaagtatgtgtacttgttaaccaagtcaacaaaagtgtcagtgaagagcatccttgacatcagggctggactggtaatctgacataccaggcattttcccagtgggccgacacactttggggccgatcagggtgggactggccatcgggagaacctagcaggccggtgggtcggccgccaAATggcagaatgggccgcgataagctaaaatgagccaccgcgttatgcaaaacggaccGCAAAGCAGCGCAGCGATATGCAAACATGTTTTAGCAAGACATTACTTTCTAGAAATCAACAATGCTAAATAATGCAGCTATGCTTTATCAAATGTCTACTTTGTCTCTGATGTTTCTTCTAAAATGGaaaatttttattataaacaaataagACATGCAGTAAGAGTAAAGAGCTATACAATTAATGACATCATAGCTCAGACAATTTGGCCTTGACTGATTTTGATGAGAAAAGTTTCAGTTCAAATAAAAATTTCTGACGTGATTGCAgattttggtatcttggcaaatctgagagCACTCTAAGAAACCCTCTTCTTTGTCAAGATCTTGATCACTTTGTTAAGCTCTCTTCTGTAACTCTAGAGATTTCTGAGGTACATTTTTAGGAGAAAAATCTGCAAAGCAGAAGACTTCAGCAAAAGCCTCCATTGGCTTTTAATCACATTGCTGCATAGGGGAAACAACCGAGATTTTAAAGAGATctcttttgtgatttttctttcctttggGAATTTGAGCACTGCAAAAATCAGAAACAGAAAAGACTGTATCTGAATTAAGGAAAATGAAATCAGTCAACAAACGCTATGACTGCAACACAGTAACACAGGTCCCAGCAGTTGTGCTTTACCCCATAATTAGGGTCCCCTCCAATGGGTACTTTGATCATGGATGTGTCATGCTCCATCAGTTGGTGGTGCTGTCGCCTTGTGCGCAGCCACAGTACAAGGCCGCAGGCTGCCATTGACATCACCAGCAGCACTAACAGTGGCACTCCCACCAGCAGGATCATTCCAACAGGCTTTTCTACCGgaaacatacacagacacaacAGGACATTAGTCACACCCTTATACAAGGCCAGCTGAGAAGACTGTTCTGTAACTACATTTCATGTGCTTTTCTGAAGGTGAAACTGTGAAATTTGTCATTGTGATTACAGATGCACTCATTATTTTagacttatactgacacctagaaAATAACATTTGGCTgctcatgtgatctcaacataacAGCTTTTAGAAGGCTACtgaaatgactggagtcttcatctcatgaaTTCAACACTAGGAGGTAGCAGCAAACCTCCATTGATGCTTCAAGTAACACCACATGAAGCAAAGGCCTCTGTGGTTTCAGTAATGAATGTCTGTATTGCCACAAACGATCTGTACAATTTAATATGGAATGGGTAACTGAATTATCTGGTCAAGTTGAATTGAGGCCAAGTTCTTGTATTGTGCGGAAGTCTGGCTCAGAATTTCCCAACTTTTATTGTAT
Encoded proteins:
- the acvrl1 gene encoding serine/threonine-protein kinase receptor R3 isoform X1 — translated: MIAVWNGAFLVIEMKASEMLAVLVVLTYSGSYTALADHESDSPPEDDKWDGGDIQCTCENTYACVNNTCLGRICFYSSVHNRVVRGCFPTSEQCHVPDVPDVYSKCCFTHFCNANLSVPEPTEKPVGMILLVGVPLLVLLVMSMAACGLVLWLRTRRQHHQLMEHDTSMIKVPIGGDPNYGDIFDEFCTSGSGTGLPYLVQRTMARQISLVECVGKGRYGEVWRGTWMGESVAVKIFSSRDEQSWIRETEIYNTVQLRHENILGFIASDMTSKNSSTQLWLVTHFHELGSLYDFLQDTTMGPEGCLRMCLSIASGLVHLHTEILTTQGKPAIAHRDLKSRNILVKRNGQCCIADLGLAVIHSQSNDYLDVGNNPRVGTKRYMAPEVLDETIRVDVFESYKQTDIWALGLVLWEITRRTIVNGIVEEYRPPFFDMVPSDPSFEEMKKVVCVDQHRPSLHNRLHSHPILSSLAKIMKECWFQSPSARLTALRVRKTLSKLDQDHDYDIDKLKLDL
- the acvrl1 gene encoding serine/threonine-protein kinase receptor R3 isoform X2; the encoded protein is MKASEMLAVLVVLTYSGSYTALADHESDSPPEDDKWDGGDIQCTCENTYACVNNTCLGRICFYSSVHNRVVRGCFPTSEQCHVPDVPDVYSKCCFTHFCNANLSVPEPTEKPVGMILLVGVPLLVLLVMSMAACGLVLWLRTRRQHHQLMEHDTSMIKVPIGGDPNYGDIFDEFCTSGSGTGLPYLVQRTMARQISLVECVGKGRYGEVWRGTWMGESVAVKIFSSRDEQSWIRETEIYNTVQLRHENILGFIASDMTSKNSSTQLWLVTHFHELGSLYDFLQDTTMGPEGCLRMCLSIASGLVHLHTEILTTQGKPAIAHRDLKSRNILVKRNGQCCIADLGLAVIHSQSNDYLDVGNNPRVGTKRYMAPEVLDETIRVDVFESYKQTDIWALGLVLWEITRRTIVNGIVEEYRPPFFDMVPSDPSFEEMKKVVCVDQHRPSLHNRLHSHPILSSLAKIMKECWFQSPSARLTALRVRKTLSKLDQDHDYDIDKLKLDL